From the Exiguobacterium aurantiacum genome, one window contains:
- a CDS encoding Ykof family thiamine-binding protein — translation MNNQCGTSPIVGFRFTLSPMTSDFVSVIKGALKETNLQNVWRHTDDVSTVIRGRGEHVFDVAKAVLSHATKTGEHVSMSGTFSVGCPGDTAGDNLLDVTTAPVNGRVGSQYVSSQFALYPLGDVNYMNIIYEEIAFARERGVFNDAMHYASGIHGDIEPVFAFYEATFDRVREKTSHVVMTVTFSVNSPSHEGRTDA, via the coding sequence ATGAACAACCAATGTGGAACGAGTCCGATCGTCGGATTCCGCTTTACGCTGAGCCCGATGACGTCTGATTTTGTGAGTGTCATCAAAGGGGCATTGAAGGAGACGAATTTGCAAAACGTTTGGCGGCATACCGATGACGTCTCGACGGTCATCCGGGGACGGGGTGAGCATGTGTTCGACGTGGCAAAAGCCGTCCTGTCACACGCGACGAAGACAGGGGAGCATGTGTCGATGAGCGGGACGTTCTCGGTCGGCTGCCCAGGCGACACGGCGGGAGACAACCTGCTCGACGTGACGACTGCGCCGGTGAACGGACGAGTCGGCTCGCAATATGTATCGTCGCAGTTCGCGCTCTATCCGCTCGGGGATGTGAACTATATGAATATCATCTACGAGGAAATTGCCTTTGCGAGAGAGCGTGGCGTCTTCAACGACGCGATGCACTATGCCTCTGGTATTCACGGGGACATCGAGCCGGTGTTCGCCTTTTATGAGGCGACGTTCGACCGGGTTCGTGAGAAAACGAGCCACGTCGTCATGACGGTGACGTTCAGTGTGAACAGCCCATCACACGAGGGACGCACCGATGCTTAA
- a CDS encoding ECF transporter S component codes for MLKSWKLKEIVLLAILSVVFAVVYLAFVHVGNLWAGLIGPIAYEWIFGIWFIVSIIAAYIIRKPGAAFLSEVLAASIEMMIGNAIGPRIILVGIIQGLGAEAAFAVTGYKRYDLWVLMLAGFGAAVTSFAYTYVMGGLAALSPTYVATMFALRATSGMLIAGLGGKILSDLLLRTGALEGYALARQGRIHG; via the coding sequence ATGCTTAAATCGTGGAAGCTAAAAGAAATCGTCTTGTTGGCCATCCTATCGGTCGTGTTCGCTGTCGTCTATTTGGCGTTCGTCCATGTCGGCAATCTATGGGCCGGCTTAATCGGACCGATCGCATACGAGTGGATCTTTGGGATTTGGTTCATCGTCTCGATTATCGCGGCCTATATTATTCGAAAGCCTGGCGCCGCGTTTTTGTCGGAAGTGTTAGCGGCATCGATTGAAATGATGATTGGCAACGCCATCGGACCTCGTATCATTTTAGTCGGGATCATCCAAGGGCTCGGGGCCGAAGCGGCGTTTGCGGTCACTGGCTACAAGCGATATGACCTATGGGTGCTTATGTTGGCAGGTTTCGGTGCGGCTGTGACGAGCTTCGCGTACACGTATGTCATGGGTGGACTCGCTGCCCTTAGTCCGACGTATGTGGCGACGATGTTCGCCCTGCGCGCGACGAGCGGAATGCTCATCGCGGGGCTCGGAGGGAAGATTTTGAGCGACTTATTGCTTCGGACGGGTGCGCTTGAAGGGTATGCTCTTGCACGGCAGGGACGTATACATGGTTGA
- a CDS encoding ABC transporter ATP-binding protein — translation MVEAEQLTFRYPNKASNVLTDIALRLTEGRTLIAGASGSGKSTLFSLMNRLYPDNCDGIVTGRLHLFDRSYETYAAGEVNRRVGTVFQDPDSQFVMQTVEEELIFTLENVAVARNEMMGRVATILEELQLTDYRHRTIHDLSGGEKQQIAVACALIGRPEWLLLDEPLAHLDPETAKRFVQWLDDVAWSVNVVVIEHRPFIWDDFFDREVELVNGRISYDGPFIARPDYTFSPVKVTKGNDMLFHVPQFNTKKFQLAASKLKVAEGEVIAVLGRNGSGKSTWLKSLAREHREVGLVPQSPAHLFVTSDVTRELAYGHNLPIEDILTRLGLGPVRNDHPLSLSHGQKRRLAIGVMMLSNKRLIAFDEPTAGQDEVSLRALYELIAERVRAGQTVLFVTHDLSFARIASTYYLMCDGDLSGPYDASLWDEPELLRSHGLLMEESR, via the coding sequence ATGGTTGAAGCGGAACAGCTGACGTTTCGTTATCCGAACAAGGCATCCAACGTCTTGACGGATATCGCGCTTCGACTGACAGAAGGAAGGACACTCATCGCCGGGGCGAGCGGGTCAGGGAAATCGACTTTGTTCTCTTTGATGAATCGTTTGTATCCGGATAACTGTGATGGAATTGTGACGGGCAGACTGCACTTGTTTGACCGCTCTTATGAGACGTATGCAGCTGGCGAAGTGAATCGTCGAGTTGGAACGGTGTTTCAAGACCCGGACAGTCAGTTCGTCATGCAGACGGTCGAGGAGGAATTGATCTTCACACTCGAGAATGTTGCCGTCGCGAGGAATGAGATGATGGGTCGTGTGGCCACGATATTAGAAGAATTGCAGTTGACTGACTATCGTCACCGCACCATCCATGACTTATCGGGGGGAGAGAAGCAACAAATCGCCGTCGCCTGTGCCTTAATCGGTCGGCCGGAATGGCTCCTGCTCGATGAGCCGCTCGCACACCTTGATCCCGAGACCGCAAAACGTTTCGTGCAGTGGCTCGATGACGTCGCCTGGTCGGTAAACGTTGTCGTCATCGAGCATCGGCCCTTCATCTGGGACGATTTCTTTGATAGGGAAGTGGAACTCGTGAACGGACGCATCAGTTATGATGGACCTTTCATTGCCCGACCGGATTATACGTTCTCTCCGGTTAAAGTGACAAAAGGAAATGATATGTTATTTCACGTACCGCAATTTAACACCAAAAAATTTCAACTAGCAGCGAGCAAGCTAAAGGTCGCCGAAGGAGAGGTCATCGCAGTCCTGGGTCGAAACGGTAGTGGAAAATCGACTTGGCTTAAGAGCCTTGCCCGCGAACATCGTGAAGTCGGCCTCGTCCCGCAATCTCCGGCACATCTGTTCGTCACGAGTGATGTGACACGAGAACTCGCGTACGGCCACAACCTTCCGATTGAAGACATCTTGACGCGGCTCGGGCTTGGGCCGGTTCGAAACGATCATCCACTCTCGCTTAGTCACGGTCAAAAACGAAGGCTCGCCATCGGGGTGATGATGCTCTCGAATAAACGGCTCATCGCGTTCGATGAGCCGACCGCCGGACAAGACGAGGTGTCGCTTCGTGCGCTCTATGAATTGATAGCTGAACGAGTCCGTGCCGGTCAGACAGTTCTGTTTGTGACGCATGACTTAAGTTTCGCCCGAATCGCGAGCACATATTACTTGATGTGTGACGGCGACTTGAGCGGTCCATACGACGCTTCGCTCTGGGATGAACCGGAGTTACTGAGGTCCCATGGTTTGTTGATGGAGGAATCGCGATGA
- a CDS encoding energy-coupling factor transporter transmembrane component T family protein, with product MTFQEMNPTIKFMTVTCVMFGLAFMYNPWTPLIVFLGTLILQTLFSDVSWRRWGLFMIPFLLTALGTLWTTLVFGKETSGEVLFKLLGNDVTEENVMLAATLSLRVLAFTALSLLFTLTTDPKRFVYSLMQQAKLSPKIAYSVFVGFRFFPILKQELMQLYETHALRGVRLETRLDHIRHVPKIIIPLLAGAIRQAERIAFSMEARGFTGEPRATYEVVPVTQRDYLLATLLFLLFGVSVWIGA from the coding sequence ATGACGTTTCAAGAGATGAACCCGACGATTAAATTTATGACCGTGACCTGTGTCATGTTCGGTCTCGCCTTTATGTATAACCCATGGACACCGCTTATTGTTTTCCTCGGTACACTGATCCTTCAAACGTTATTCTCTGACGTGAGCTGGAGACGGTGGGGGCTGTTCATGATTCCGTTTTTATTGACCGCGCTCGGGACATTGTGGACGACGCTCGTCTTTGGAAAGGAGACGAGCGGGGAAGTCCTATTCAAGCTGTTAGGCAACGACGTCACCGAGGAGAACGTGATGCTAGCAGCGACGCTCTCCTTACGGGTGTTGGCATTCACCGCGTTGTCGCTCCTATTCACTCTGACGACGGACCCAAAACGGTTCGTCTACAGTTTGATGCAACAAGCGAAGTTGTCACCTAAAATCGCTTACAGTGTCTTCGTCGGCTTTCGTTTTTTTCCCATTTTGAAACAGGAACTGATGCAGCTGTATGAAACGCACGCGTTACGGGGAGTACGTTTAGAGACGCGACTCGATCACATTCGGCACGTCCCAAAAATAATCATCCCACTTCTCGCCGGGGCGATCCGCCAAGCGGAACGAATCGCGTTCTCGATGGAAGCACGCGGGTTTACGGGCGAGCCTCGAGCGACGTACGAGGTGGTCCCCGTCACACAACGCGATTATTTGCTGGCGACGCTCTTGTTTCTATTGTTCGGAGTGAGTGTGTGGATTGGCGCGTAA
- a CDS encoding DUF1643 domain-containing protein, giving the protein MNTHIEEVTIRVKSVFNEDKTKRYLRSYEFTDVVDGVICAVIIYSPRMSDAFLSGTTTQRAYMLMRNHLDQPIREMRVISLVPTLAINDNLPYVESQLDEVNFHYVEETLDEVEASGGMIIVGWGSPGRLMHHATPYKALFADHEAHMFCIGTTSKGEPQQIRMANENTVLEAFNNESVKPKFRIVKETKQDDSE; this is encoded by the coding sequence ATGAACACCCATATCGAGGAAGTGACGATCCGTGTCAAGTCGGTCTTCAATGAAGATAAGACGAAGCGCTATTTACGTTCGTACGAATTCACGGATGTCGTCGATGGCGTCATCTGTGCCGTCATCATCTACTCACCCCGGATGAGCGATGCTTTCTTGTCCGGTACGACCACGCAGCGGGCGTATATGCTCATGCGGAACCACCTTGATCAACCGATCCGTGAGATGCGCGTCATCAGCCTCGTCCCGACGCTCGCCATCAATGACAATCTACCGTACGTCGAATCGCAACTCGACGAAGTGAATTTTCATTACGTCGAGGAAACGCTCGACGAGGTCGAGGCGAGCGGCGGCATGATTATCGTCGGCTGGGGCTCGCCGGGGCGTTTGATGCACCACGCCACCCCGTATAAGGCGCTCTTCGCCGACCATGAGGCTCACATGTTCTGTATCGGCACGACGTCCAAAGGCGAACCGCAACAGATTCGTATGGCCAACGAGAATACCGTACTCGAGGCGTTCAATAACGAATCGGTCAAACCGAAATTTAGAATTGTGAAAGAAACGAAACAAGACGACTCCGAGTGA
- a CDS encoding lytic transglycosylase domain-containing protein — MKRLILRLTGLMLVIVLCLGAIGWFGQHDKVNNALYRAYYGDHGVPAVHRDVYEDAAATYDVDWRLLAAVHRVETIFSHSSSMRSSVGAIGPFQFMPRTWLGWQYDTDDQKGDVPEDEVDLTDLGLIEQYGGLGRDGNNDGLADPHSLVDSAHTAAYYLSEHGGTTADSTDSIRNAIFEYNRSEQYVNDVMSFYESYQTDVSYLPDDKASATQQVARYTIRYLEWFAGWV; from the coding sequence TTGAAACGATTGATTTTGCGACTGACCGGTCTCATGCTTGTGATCGTGCTGTGCCTCGGCGCAATCGGCTGGTTTGGTCAACATGATAAAGTGAACAACGCCCTTTACCGGGCCTATTACGGGGACCACGGCGTCCCGGCCGTCCATCGTGATGTGTATGAGGATGCCGCGGCCACGTACGACGTCGATTGGCGACTGCTCGCCGCGGTCCATCGCGTCGAGACGATTTTCTCCCATAGCTCGTCGATGCGCTCATCGGTCGGGGCGATCGGTCCGTTCCAATTCATGCCGCGGACGTGGCTCGGTTGGCAGTATGATACGGATGACCAAAAAGGAGACGTCCCTGAGGACGAGGTAGATTTGACAGATCTCGGCCTTATCGAACAGTATGGGGGTCTCGGACGCGACGGCAACAATGACGGTCTGGCCGACCCGCACAGTCTCGTCGATTCGGCCCATACGGCCGCTTATTATTTGAGTGAGCACGGCGGGACGACGGCAGACTCGACGGATTCGATTCGGAACGCCATCTTCGAGTACAATCGAAGTGAGCAGTATGTCAACGATGTGATGTCGTTTTATGAGTCGTATCAAACCGACGTGTCTTATTTACCGGACGACAAGGCGTCGGCGACTCAACAAGTTGCACGCTATACGATTCGCTATCTGGAATGGTTCGCTGGCTGGGTCTGA
- a CDS encoding CPBP family intramembrane glutamic endopeptidase — MLEQAVFTIILMYLLIVQLFNARLMKPMIEALGRGRVYEQTVKSSWGLSLLLLALVFLFGVPPEAVGLGFAPVEGSMSAWKFFFFTTVLIAVLLAFYLVVKTSPRLRKRLRPYYELEIERLLLPHTDVEAKAWGAVSWTAGVTEEFIFRGVLLYTLSLYIDVSSLMLAFIGGAMFGLAHAYQGVRGILVTGLVGWGLGYLYLAMGVLWPVMVVHALLDLIAGPIHVADSETD; from the coding sequence ATGCTCGAACAGGCCGTCTTTACCATCATTCTCATGTATTTATTGATCGTTCAACTGTTCAATGCCCGGTTGATGAAGCCGATGATCGAAGCGCTCGGGCGAGGGCGCGTCTATGAACAGACGGTCAAGTCGTCTTGGGGGCTCAGCTTGCTGTTGCTCGCCCTCGTATTCTTGTTCGGCGTCCCACCCGAGGCGGTCGGGCTCGGATTCGCCCCGGTCGAAGGGAGCATGTCCGCTTGGAAGTTCTTCTTTTTCACGACCGTCCTCATCGCCGTGCTGCTGGCGTTCTACTTGGTCGTCAAAACCTCGCCTCGTTTACGGAAACGGTTACGACCGTACTATGAACTCGAAATCGAGCGGTTGCTCTTGCCCCATACGGACGTCGAGGCGAAAGCGTGGGGCGCCGTCTCGTGGACGGCCGGTGTGACCGAGGAGTTCATCTTCCGCGGTGTGCTCCTCTATACGTTATCCCTTTATATAGATGTTTCGTCACTGATGCTCGCTTTCATCGGCGGAGCCATGTTCGGGTTGGCCCACGCCTATCAAGGCGTCAGGGGTATCCTCGTCACCGGGCTCGTCGGTTGGGGTCTCGGCTATCTGTATTTGGCAATGGGCGTGCTCTGGCCGGTGATGGTCGTCCATGCCTTGCTCGACCTCATCGCTGGACCGATTCATGTCGCCGATTCAGAAACTGACTGA
- a CDS encoding alpha/beta hydrolase, which yields MQKRWKVGLATLLTGYYAISYYAFKRMTRGKRKTPEMLLAPYTKEDQSFYHDVPFEHVSLRSQDGYRLYGRVYRNEGSTKWIVFVHGYTASHSFMAPHLAMFHRLGYNLLAVDLRSHGESEGVYASYGYHEKHDIADWVDWLRANEAVSEIGLHGVSMGAASILQAGPLTDVDFLIAECPFDDMRQLMRHQLNVLHRLPGDLLLPGIDYFLWTRAGFRMHQVRPKHELAAIGAPVLFIHGTKDDFVPTWMSVEMNALNRQNELALIHGAEHTNCILKDQPAYEAAVSQFLNRRHESVQR from the coding sequence ATGCAGAAGAGATGGAAAGTTGGACTCGCCACATTACTCACCGGCTATTATGCCATCAGTTACTATGCGTTCAAGCGCATGACACGAGGTAAACGCAAGACGCCCGAGATGCTCTTGGCCCCATACACGAAAGAAGATCAATCGTTTTACCATGACGTGCCGTTCGAGCACGTCTCGCTCCGTTCTCAGGATGGATACCGGCTATATGGGCGCGTCTATCGCAACGAAGGGTCCACGAAATGGATCGTGTTCGTGCACGGCTACACCGCCTCCCACAGTTTCATGGCCCCACATTTGGCGATGTTCCATCGCCTCGGCTACAACCTGCTCGCCGTCGACTTACGTTCGCACGGAGAGTCCGAGGGCGTATACGCCTCTTATGGCTACCATGAAAAACACGATATCGCCGATTGGGTCGATTGGTTGCGAGCCAACGAAGCGGTCTCGGAAATCGGATTGCATGGTGTCTCGATGGGAGCCGCCTCGATTTTACAGGCCGGACCGTTGACCGATGTCGACTTCTTGATCGCCGAGTGTCCGTTCGACGATATGAGACAACTCATGCGTCATCAGTTGAACGTGTTGCACCGATTGCCCGGTGACCTCCTTTTGCCCGGAATCGACTATTTCCTTTGGACACGGGCCGGTTTCCGGATGCACCAAGTCCGACCGAAACACGAACTCGCCGCGATTGGCGCGCCGGTGCTGTTCATCCATGGGACAAAAGATGATTTCGTGCCGACGTGGATGTCGGTCGAGATGAACGCGCTCAACCGACAAAATGAGCTTGCCCTCATCCACGGGGCCGAGCATACGAACTGTATCTTGAAAGATCAACCCGCCTACGAGGCGGCCGTCAGTCAGTTTCTGAATCGGCGACATGAATCGGTCCAGCGATGA
- a CDS encoding ABC transporter ATP-binding protein, giving the protein MKLMNISHDYDGQPVLRGIDLQVEPGECIGIIGPSGSGKSTLLQILGLLKRPASGQIELEGRDLLGAGEEERRLLRLNEIGFVFQQAHLVPYLTVREQLELVQADSESKQDPIRLLESLGLGHRLDQLPSQLSGGERQRVAVARALVNRPRLILADEPTASLDFENGRRVMELLVTEARVSGRRVIVITHDERMLDVCDRVLLLQDGLLQPSPRHQNREGRV; this is encoded by the coding sequence ATGAAACTGATGAACATCAGCCATGACTATGACGGACAACCCGTACTGCGTGGCATCGATTTACAGGTCGAACCCGGTGAATGTATCGGTATTATCGGGCCGAGTGGTAGCGGCAAAAGTACGTTGCTCCAAATTCTCGGTCTGTTGAAACGGCCGGCATCGGGACAAATCGAACTCGAAGGACGTGACTTGCTCGGTGCCGGTGAAGAAGAGCGACGCCTCTTGAGGTTGAACGAGATCGGGTTTGTGTTCCAGCAGGCGCACCTCGTGCCTTATTTGACGGTCCGGGAACAACTCGAACTCGTCCAGGCCGACAGCGAATCGAAACAAGATCCGATTCGTCTGCTCGAGTCGCTCGGTTTGGGCCATCGTCTCGACCAGTTGCCAAGCCAATTGTCCGGAGGGGAACGACAACGCGTCGCGGTCGCCCGGGCCTTGGTCAACCGGCCCCGGCTCATCTTGGCCGATGAGCCGACGGCGAGTCTCGATTTCGAGAACGGCCGACGCGTCATGGAGTTGCTCGTCACCGAAGCACGCGTCAGCGGACGACGGGTCATCGTCATCACCCATGACGAACGGATGCTCGACGTCTGTGACCGGGTCCTCTTGCTACAAGACGGATTGCTCCAACCTTCGCCCCGGCATCAAAACAGGGAAGGCCGCGTTTGA
- a CDS encoding ABC transporter permease: MKLAFKEMWRQKRKFSLIFVITLLIVLLSTLITGLADGLAYDNGASLRELDVETFQLAEDADGQLPRSFIELPTPETLTPLGVKPLTLVQGTVKQDATLFTLPADSDVGPELDLAVGDVLVDPSFLGDFALGDTIQDFTTGYQFTIAGTTDGRYSHAPVIWASMETWEAFQSHGGQPEYVSAWLGEAPTSLTALSKQEVVEAVPGYTAEQGTFTMMRGFLLFIGAFILTAFFYMLTLQKLPELGILKAIGIRPRVIGTALVTQVMTTVLVASLSAAVLTALVASFVPSDIPFRFEAGHVLFYSVIMFVLSLIGTLLPLWKLRHLDAADALGGTLQ, from the coding sequence ATGAAGTTAGCATTTAAAGAGATGTGGCGGCAAAAACGAAAATTTTCACTCATTTTCGTCATCACCCTACTCATCGTCTTATTGTCGACGTTGATCACCGGGCTCGCGGACGGGCTCGCCTACGACAACGGGGCCAGCTTGCGTGAACTCGATGTCGAGACGTTTCAGCTGGCCGAGGACGCAGATGGTCAATTGCCCCGCTCGTTCATCGAGTTGCCGACACCCGAAACGCTTACACCGCTAGGGGTCAAACCGTTGACGCTCGTCCAGGGGACCGTCAAACAAGACGCCACACTGTTCACGTTGCCTGCGGATTCTGATGTCGGACCCGAGCTTGATCTCGCCGTCGGTGATGTGCTCGTCGACCCGAGCTTTCTCGGTGACTTCGCCCTTGGGGACACGATTCAAGACTTCACGACCGGCTACCAATTCACCATTGCCGGGACGACGGACGGACGCTATAGTCACGCACCCGTCATTTGGGCGTCGATGGAGACGTGGGAGGCGTTTCAATCCCACGGCGGCCAACCGGAGTACGTCTCGGCCTGGCTTGGTGAGGCGCCGACCTCACTGACGGCGCTGTCCAAACAAGAGGTCGTCGAGGCCGTTCCCGGCTATACGGCCGAACAAGGAACGTTCACGATGATGCGCGGTTTTTTACTGTTCATTGGCGCCTTCATCTTGACCGCTTTCTTTTATATGTTGACACTCCAGAAACTACCGGAACTCGGGATTTTAAAAGCAATCGGGATTCGCCCTCGCGTGATTGGCACGGCGCTCGTCACGCAAGTCATGACGACTGTACTCGTCGCGAGTTTATCGGCTGCCGTCTTGACGGCACTCGTCGCCTCGTTCGTCCCATCCGACATCCCATTCCGTTTCGAAGCCGGACACGTGTTGTTCTATAGTGTGATCATGTTCGTGCTCTCACTCATCGGGACGCTGTTGCCACTTTGGAAATTGCGTCACCTTGACGCAGCAGATGCTTTAGGAGGGACATTACAATGA
- a CDS encoding sensor histidine kinase, with protein sequence MKTLYTRIVLTVFMILLLSGAIALLVSNVAYYVWWQPSYSEKTEQTAQAALDYFETHTDGETSAFYRLLAQTGYQLLVVRPDGDIDRYGGSFRDESLVADIIASVRSGDRYDGMRAYPFHLFWLGLFDNEVVNTYGFSLDENDAVFIRPDLGAQIRELHLFVGLFFALLTGLAFILIALSTSLIVRPVRTLTEATRSVASGARPLGLPIERNDEIGTLARRFSDMVDSLEKSEGERRRFVSNVSHEFQTPLTSIKGYASELAVRTEGEAFTYATVIRDETERLSDLTRQLLLLARLDESNVSLTEAVDVSASIEDVIRRHAFQLDEKGIAVATELDESLVVTGDPLLLAQVWTNLLTNAIHASHDGGLITIKTYAADRPTVSIQDSGIGMDEATQARLFERFYKGDVSRTGRGTGLGLAIAQDIVRLHGGEMKVESRLGAGSIFYVRL encoded by the coding sequence ATGAAGACGCTCTATACCCGGATCGTCCTGACGGTGTTCATGATTTTGCTCTTGTCCGGCGCCATCGCCCTTCTCGTCAGCAATGTCGCCTATTACGTCTGGTGGCAACCGTCATACAGCGAAAAGACCGAACAGACGGCTCAAGCCGCCCTCGACTATTTCGAGACGCATACGGACGGAGAGACGTCGGCCTTTTATCGCCTGCTCGCTCAGACGGGTTACCAACTCCTCGTCGTGCGGCCCGACGGCGATATCGACCGTTATGGAGGTTCATTCCGGGACGAGTCGCTTGTCGCCGACATCATCGCCTCGGTCCGGTCCGGTGACCGCTACGACGGGATGCGCGCTTATCCGTTCCACTTGTTTTGGCTCGGTTTGTTCGACAACGAAGTCGTCAACACGTACGGCTTCAGCCTTGACGAGAATGACGCCGTCTTCATCCGCCCCGACCTCGGTGCCCAAATCCGCGAGTTGCACTTGTTCGTCGGCCTGTTCTTCGCACTCCTGACCGGGCTCGCCTTCATCTTGATCGCCCTGTCGACGAGCCTGATCGTCCGTCCGGTACGCACGTTAACCGAGGCGACCCGTTCCGTCGCATCCGGCGCTCGACCGCTCGGCCTCCCGATTGAGCGCAACGATGAGATTGGGACGCTCGCGCGTCGTTTTTCTGATATGGTCGACTCCCTTGAGAAATCGGAAGGCGAACGACGCCGCTTCGTCTCGAACGTCTCGCACGAGTTCCAAACGCCGCTCACCTCAATCAAAGGCTACGCCTCGGAACTCGCCGTCCGAACCGAAGGGGAAGCGTTCACGTATGCCACGGTCATCCGGGACGAGACGGAGCGGCTGTCAGATTTGACGAGACAGTTACTACTGCTCGCCCGGCTCGACGAATCGAACGTCTCGCTCACGGAAGCGGTCGATGTCAGCGCTTCGATCGAGGACGTCATCCGTCGCCACGCGTTCCAGCTCGATGAGAAAGGAATCGCCGTCGCGACGGAGCTCGATGAATCGCTCGTCGTGACCGGCGACCCGCTCCTATTGGCTCAAGTTTGGACCAACTTGTTGACGAATGCGATCCACGCTTCTCACGACGGGGGACTGATCACCATTAAAACGTATGCGGCCGACCGTCCGACCGTCTCGATTCAAGACAGCGGCATCGGGATGGACGAGGCGACGCAGGCCCGGCTGTTCGAACGTTTCTATAAAGGCGACGTCTCTCGGACCGGTCGGGGCACGGGTCTCGGACTCGCCATCGCCCAAGACATCGTCCGATTGCACGGCGGCGAGATGAAGGTCGAATCTCGCCTCGGTGCCGGAAGCATCTTTTATGTCCGGCTCTAG
- a CDS encoding response regulator transcription factor encodes MHVLIVEDDVAILHLIETTLQRVGHTVTTATDGADAERLFMANPADAAIIDILLPGLDGRTLCSRLKQLADVPVILLTALGEWEEKRSGFEHGADDYMTKPFIPEELLFRLQAVAKRYAKNASSLVTAGPIKLDLRDYRLELNGETMHLPKKEFELLFQLAAFPGRVFTRDELIEQVWGLDFEGDDRTVDVHIKRLRGRLHDEAVTIRTVRGVGYTLEVAP; translated from the coding sequence ATGCACGTACTGATTGTAGAGGACGATGTGGCCATCCTGCATCTGATTGAAACGACGTTACAGCGGGTCGGCCATACCGTGACCACGGCCACGGACGGCGCCGACGCCGAACGACTGTTTATGGCGAATCCCGCCGATGCCGCGATTATCGACATCCTTTTACCGGGTCTCGACGGACGGACGCTCTGCTCGCGCCTGAAGCAATTGGCAGACGTCCCCGTCATTTTATTGACCGCTCTCGGAGAATGGGAAGAAAAACGCAGCGGATTCGAACACGGGGCCGACGACTATATGACAAAACCGTTCATCCCAGAAGAATTGCTCTTCCGCCTTCAAGCCGTCGCAAAACGTTACGCGAAAAATGCGTCCTCCCTTGTCACAGCCGGTCCGATCAAGCTCGACTTGCGCGATTATCGCCTCGAACTGAACGGCGAGACGATGCATCTGCCCAAAAAAGAGTTCGAGTTGCTCTTTCAGTTGGCAGCGTTCCCGGGCCGGGTGTTCACACGGGATGAATTGATTGAACAAGTATGGGGTCTCGACTTCGAAGGCGATGACCGGACCGTCGACGTGCACATCAAACGGTTACGGGGACGCCTGCATGACGAGGCGGTCACGATCCGAACGGTGAGAGGCGTCGGCTATACGCTCGAGGTGGCCCCATGA